One genomic segment of Candidatus Rokuibacteriota bacterium includes these proteins:
- a CDS encoding CYTH domain-containing protein → MEIEAKYAVPDPTVFAALLELQALGGYALRPTSERHVIDHYLDTPHRDLLRGGYACRLREGEADDRWLLTVKGLGEAAGAVHRREEHESEIPPNAPPDEWPAGLAREIVTRLSKGQTLAAPAAPWSRTSGPWVCCRSIPSRPTLAAARG, encoded by the coding sequence GTGGAAATTGAAGCGAAGTACGCCGTACCCGATCCGACGGTGTTCGCCGCCTTGCTTGAGCTCCAGGCGCTGGGCGGCTATGCGCTCCGCCCCACGAGCGAGCGACATGTGATCGACCACTACCTGGACACGCCGCACCGTGACCTCCTGCGCGGCGGCTACGCGTGCCGGCTGCGTGAAGGGGAAGCGGACGATCGCTGGCTGCTGACCGTCAAAGGATTGGGCGAAGCCGCGGGCGCGGTGCATCGGCGGGAAGAGCATGAAAGCGAGATCCCGCCGAACGCGCCGCCGGACGAGTGGCCGGCCGGTCTCGCGCGTGAGATTGTGACTCGCCTGAGCAAAGGACAAACCCTCGCCGCGCCCGCCGCGCCGTGGAGCAGGACGAGCGGGCCGTGGGTGTGTTGTCGCTCGATACCGTCGAGACCGACATTGGCTGCCGCAAGAGGGTAA